A portion of the Corynebacterium jeikeium genome contains these proteins:
- a CDS encoding alkyl hydroperoxide reductase: protein MSIDNLRSGLPEYAKDMKLNLGTLTRSTELSEQQLWGTLLASAAATRNETVFSEIAEEAKEHLSDEAFESALGAATVMGMNNVAYRTRHMLGDDYAQVKFGLRMNIISNPGVEKEDFELWSLAVSAINGCEACVTSHAKVVRDAGLTKEQVWEAVKIAGTVSGVAQAVFAEATR from the coding sequence ATGAGCATCGATAACCTTCGTTCCGGTCTACCGGAGTACGCCAAGGACATGAAGCTGAACCTTGGCACTCTCACCCGTTCTACGGAACTCTCCGAGCAGCAGCTGTGGGGTACCCTGCTTGCATCCGCTGCTGCCACCCGCAACGAGACCGTTTTCTCCGAGATCGCTGAGGAAGCCAAGGAGCACCTGTCTGACGAGGCTTTCGAGTCTGCGCTTGGTGCGGCCACCGTTATGGGCATGAACAACGTTGCTTACCGCACTCGCCACATGCTCGGTGATGACTACGCACAGGTCAAGTTCGGCCTGCGCATGAACATCATCTCCAATCCGGGTGTCGAGAAGGAAGACTTCGAGCTGTGGTCTCTGGCAGTTTCTGCCATCAACGGCTGTGAAGCTTGCGTGACTTCTCACGCAAAGGTCGTCCGCGATGCTGGTCTGACCAAGGAGCAGGTCTGGGAAGCTGTGAAGATTGCAGGCACCGTCTCTGGTGTTGCACAGGCTGTCTTCGCTGAGGCTACCCGCTAA
- a CDS encoding peroxiredoxin — protein sequence MAILTVGDKFPEFSLTALKGGNLRDANASSPDDYFEQVTNESYEGKWKVVFFYPKDFTFVCPTEIAAFGKLNEEFEDRDTVILGGSGDNEFSHFNWRATHEELLDIPFPMFSDIRHDLMRALGVENADGVADRATFIIDPDGIIQFVSVTPDAVGRNVDEVLRVLDALQSEEVCACNWQKNDPTKNIDKMDVLKQELK from the coding sequence ATGGCAATTTTGACTGTTGGCGACAAGTTCCCCGAGTTTTCTCTGACCGCTCTGAAGGGCGGCAACCTGCGTGATGCAAACGCTTCTTCTCCGGATGACTACTTCGAGCAGGTAACCAATGAGTCCTACGAGGGTAAGTGGAAGGTCGTCTTCTTCTACCCGAAGGACTTCACCTTTGTCTGCCCGACTGAGATTGCTGCATTCGGCAAGCTGAATGAGGAATTCGAGGACCGTGACACCGTTATTCTCGGTGGCTCTGGCGACAACGAGTTCTCCCACTTCAACTGGCGTGCAACCCACGAGGAACTGCTGGACATCCCGTTCCCGATGTTCTCCGACATCCGCCATGACCTGATGCGTGCACTCGGCGTCGAGAACGCTGACGGTGTTGCAGACCGCGCAACCTTCATCATTGACCCGGACGGCATCATTCAGTTCGTTTCCGTTACCCCGGACGCTGTCGGTCGTAACGTTGACGAGGTTCTGCGTGTTCTCGACGCTCTTCAGTCTGAAGAGGTCTGCGCATGTAACTGGCAGAAGAATGACCCGACCAAGAACATCGACAAGATGGACGTTCTGAAGCAGGAGCTGAAGTAA